The Corynebacterium vitaeruminis DSM 20294 genome window below encodes:
- the secA2 gene encoding accessory Sec system translocase SecA2 codes for MAGLNWFWSAMGGKSGRKQKKSRAIVEQAEQIALDIEFSSHEELAAWARQLTKGGKLSDSSEFLAILGVASERTLGLKPFPVQSQAVLRLLEGDVIQMATGEGKTLVGAMAATGFALMGKNVHLITVNDYLASRDAEWMGPLVGFFGLSAAAITESMNREDRREAYKADVVYGSVNEIGFDVLRDQLITSWDDAVQHGADVALVDEADSVLVDEALVPLVLAGNEPGRAPSGRITEIVRRLKEGRDYSVDDDRRNVFLNERGARIVEKALGIDSLYSDEHVGTTLVQVNLALHAQALLVRDIHYIVRDGKVALIDASKGRVADLQRWPDGVQAAVEAKEGLAVTEGGRILDTITLQALMGRYPLVCGMTGTAVEATDQLRQFYDLRVSVIERNQELQRFDEADRVYATMEEKFAAIVKEIAAIHATGQPVLVGTQDVAESEQLAAALRELDIEVNVLNAKNDAEEATIIAEAGDIGRVTVSTQMAGRGTDIKLGGADEKDHDAVVDLGGLAVIGTARHRTARLDNQLRGRAGRQGDPGLSVFFVSLEDDMVAVGGAGEEVTARPEPDGRIDSKRINDWIEHCQRVTEGQLLEIHAQTWKYNKLLADQREIIDERRKNLLDTDQAWQELSERSPKRAVELEAAVDHDVLVQAAREIMLYHLDFGWSEHLALMDDVRESIHLRAIARETPIDEYHRIAVREFKDLAQRAVDEAVGTFDSVLIDAEGAHLEDSGLARPSATWTYMVSDNPLSGAGNSLIKGIGAIFK; via the coding sequence GTGGCCGGACTGAACTGGTTCTGGAGCGCTATGGGCGGCAAATCTGGTCGCAAACAGAAAAAGAGCCGCGCCATTGTGGAACAGGCCGAGCAGATAGCCCTCGACATCGAGTTCAGCAGCCACGAGGAGCTCGCCGCGTGGGCTCGACAGCTGACCAAGGGGGGCAAGCTGAGCGATTCCTCGGAGTTCCTTGCCATCTTGGGCGTTGCCTCCGAGCGCACGCTCGGGCTCAAGCCCTTCCCGGTGCAGTCCCAGGCCGTTCTGCGCCTGCTTGAAGGCGACGTGATCCAGATGGCCACCGGCGAGGGCAAGACCCTCGTGGGAGCCATGGCGGCAACAGGCTTCGCGCTCATGGGCAAGAACGTCCACCTCATCACGGTCAACGACTACCTGGCCTCCCGCGATGCGGAATGGATGGGTCCGCTGGTGGGCTTCTTCGGGCTGTCGGCAGCGGCAATCACGGAGTCCATGAACCGCGAGGATCGACGCGAGGCCTACAAGGCGGACGTCGTCTACGGCTCCGTCAACGAGATCGGCTTCGACGTGCTCCGCGACCAGCTCATCACCAGCTGGGATGACGCGGTGCAGCACGGGGCCGACGTCGCGCTCGTCGACGAGGCGGACTCAGTGCTCGTCGACGAGGCGCTGGTTCCGCTGGTTCTCGCGGGAAACGAACCGGGCCGGGCACCGAGTGGCCGCATCACGGAGATCGTGCGCAGGCTCAAGGAGGGGCGCGACTACTCGGTCGACGATGACCGACGCAACGTCTTCCTTAACGAGCGCGGCGCCAGGATCGTGGAGAAGGCGCTCGGCATCGACAGCCTCTACTCCGACGAGCACGTGGGCACCACGCTCGTGCAGGTCAACCTGGCGCTCCACGCCCAGGCGCTGCTTGTCCGAGATATCCACTACATCGTCCGCGACGGCAAGGTGGCGCTCATCGACGCCTCCAAGGGGCGCGTGGCCGATCTCCAGCGCTGGCCGGACGGCGTCCAGGCCGCGGTGGAGGCCAAGGAGGGGCTGGCCGTCACGGAGGGCGGGCGCATCCTCGACACCATCACCCTCCAGGCGCTCATGGGACGCTACCCGCTGGTCTGCGGCATGACCGGCACCGCTGTGGAGGCCACCGACCAGCTTCGCCAGTTCTACGACCTCCGCGTCTCGGTCATCGAGCGCAACCAGGAGCTCCAGCGCTTCGACGAGGCGGACCGCGTCTACGCGACGATGGAGGAAAAGTTCGCCGCCATCGTCAAGGAGATCGCCGCGATCCACGCCACCGGCCAGCCGGTGCTGGTGGGAACCCAGGACGTGGCCGAATCGGAGCAGCTGGCGGCCGCGCTGCGGGAGCTCGACATCGAGGTCAACGTGCTCAACGCAAAGAACGACGCGGAGGAGGCGACGATCATCGCCGAGGCGGGCGACATCGGAAGGGTGACCGTGTCCACGCAGATGGCTGGCCGCGGCACCGACATCAAGCTCGGCGGTGCCGATGAGAAGGACCACGACGCGGTGGTTGATCTCGGAGGACTCGCGGTGATCGGCACGGCTCGCCACCGCACCGCCCGCCTTGACAACCAGCTGCGCGGCCGCGCGGGCCGCCAGGGCGATCCCGGGCTCAGCGTGTTCTTCGTCAGTCTCGAGGACGACATGGTTGCCGTTGGCGGCGCGGGGGAGGAGGTCACCGCCCGCCCCGAGCCCGACGGCCGCATCGACTCCAAGCGCATCAACGACTGGATCGAACACTGCCAGCGCGTCACCGAAGGCCAGCTGCTGGAGATCCACGCGCAGACCTGGAAGTACAACAAGCTCCTCGCGGACCAGCGCGAGATCATCGACGAGCGCCGCAAGAATCTGCTGGACACCGATCAGGCCTGGCAGGAGCTCTCCGAGCGAAGCCCGAAGCGCGCCGTCGAGCTGGAGGCGGCGGTCGACCACGACGTCCTCGTGCAGGCCGCCCGCGAGATCATGCTCTACCACCTCGACTTCGGATGGAGCGAGCACTTGGCCCTTATGGACGACGTGCGCGAGTCGATCCACCTTCGTGCGATCGCGCGCGAGACCCCGATTGACGAGTATCACCGCATCGCCGTGCGCGAGTTCAAGGACCTCGCCCAGCGAGCGGTCGATGAGGCGGTGGGGACGTTCGATAGCGTGCTTATCGACGCCGAGGGTGCCCACCTCGAGGACAGCGGCCTCGCCCGTCCGTCCGCCACGTGGACCTACATGGTCAGCGATAACCCGCTGTCCGGAGCGGGAAATTCCTTGATCAAGGGCATCGGAGCCATCTTCAAGTAG
- the odhI gene encoding oxoglutarate dehydrogenase inhibitor Odhl: MSDNTGAPDVQVETTSVFRADLLKEMENGAAASPASGSDVTPPAGAGMLIVKRGPNAGARFLLDRPTTTAGRHPDSDIFLDDVTVSRRHAEFRLENGSFTVVDVGSLNGTYVNREPRNSETLSTGDEIQIGKFRLVFLAGPAA, translated from the coding sequence ATGAGTGACAACACCGGAGCACCGGACGTACAGGTTGAGACCACGTCAGTTTTTCGCGCTGACCTGCTCAAGGAGATGGAAAACGGTGCCGCTGCTTCGCCAGCGTCCGGCAGCGATGTCACCCCGCCGGCAGGTGCCGGAATGCTTATTGTGAAGCGCGGACCGAACGCGGGCGCCCGCTTCCTGCTCGACCGTCCCACCACCACGGCGGGCCGTCACCCCGATAGCGATATCTTCTTGGACGACGTCACGGTTTCGCGCCGCCACGCGGAGTTCCGCCTTGAGAACGGTTCCTTCACCGTGGTGGACGTCGGAAGCCTCAACGGCACCTATGTCAACCGCGAGCCGCGCAACTCGGAGACCCTGTCCACGGGTGATGAGATCCAGATCGGCAAGTTCCGCCTCGTGTTCCTGGCTGGCCCGGCAGCCTAG
- the ftsR gene encoding transcriptional regulator FtsR, with amino-acid sequence MSALPSRAPRNANAVSGKAAAPAHPAKPAKAANTVKEAKAVKAVKTMSIGVVLEKLHVEFPEVTVSKIRFLEAEGLITPQRTSSGYRRFTQADVDRLHFILKTQRDDYLPLKVIREQLDAMDSGAVTPLRRGDAATLVSPEAFKAPVATRLTDSDVAEQSGVDQKLVATLISSGVIVPDSSGFFTNDDVAIVSAAEKLSAFGFDARHLRQLRNTASRQADLIERAAIPTARSGKNGRELADEMTQEMMALVVSMHANMVKSVLRQGRN; translated from the coding sequence ATGAGTGCTTTACCTTCACGCGCCCCGCGCAACGCGAACGCCGTCTCCGGCAAGGCAGCTGCGCCTGCACATCCGGCCAAACCGGCGAAGGCCGCGAACACGGTGAAGGAAGCGAAGGCCGTAAAGGCTGTGAAGACGATGTCCATTGGGGTCGTGCTGGAGAAGCTTCATGTCGAGTTCCCCGAGGTCACCGTCTCCAAGATCCGCTTCCTCGAGGCCGAGGGTCTGATCACCCCGCAGCGCACCTCCTCCGGATACCGCCGATTCACCCAGGCGGACGTCGACCGGCTGCACTTCATCCTGAAGACCCAGCGCGATGACTACCTCCCGCTGAAGGTCATCCGCGAGCAGCTCGACGCCATGGATTCGGGCGCGGTCACCCCGCTTCGCCGTGGCGATGCCGCCACGCTGGTGTCCCCGGAGGCCTTCAAGGCCCCGGTGGCCACGAGGCTCACCGATTCCGACGTTGCCGAGCAGTCCGGGGTGGACCAGAAGCTTGTCGCCACCCTGATTTCCTCCGGCGTGATCGTCCCCGATTCCTCCGGGTTCTTCACCAACGACGACGTTGCGATCGTGAGCGCGGCCGAGAAGCTTTCCGCCTTCGGGTTCGACGCCCGCCACCTGCGCCAGTTGCGCAACACCGCCTCGCGCCAGGCCGACCTCATCGAGCGCGCCGCAATTCCGACCGCCCGATCCGGCAAGAACGGCCGGGAGCTCGCCGATGAGATGACCCAGGAGATGATGGCGCTTGTGGTGTCCATGCACGCTAACATGGTCAAATCCGTGCTGAGGCAGGGGCGCAATTAG